GACGGGATGCGGTCGCTCTTCGAGACGGCACTACAGTACCTCCACTCCGTGCCCGAGGACTTCTACGGCGTCGACGTCGCCGACATCAGGACGACCGTCCGGGAAGCGCTGGAGGATCCCTCGGCGATCGACGACTGGCAGATCACGCTGGACGGACACACCCCCGAGGCGTACCCGGCCGATTACGAGTACGCCGAACGCATCGACGAGTGACTGGAACGGCGCGTGACTGGAACGGCGCGTGACTGGAACAGCGCGTGACTGGAACGGCGAGTGATACGGCCGAGGAAATCGTGCGGTTGAAACCCATCGGCGCCCGAGGTTCGTGAAATGAGAGTCACGGAACTGGGCGAGGGAGTTCCGGAGGTCGCGGTCGTGGGGGGCATCCACGGCGACGAGCCGTGCGGTCCGACCGCGATCGAGCGGTTTCTCGCCGGTGACCCCGACCTCGAACGCCCAGTAAAGTTCGTCGTCGCAAACGAGGAGGCGCTCGCGGCTGGAGTGCGGTATCTCGACGAGGACCTCAACCGTGCGTTCCCGGGATCCCCCGACGCCGACACCCACGAGGGACAACTCGCCCACCGCCTCGCCTCCGAACTCCGCGGCAGTACCGTGCTCTCGTTGCATTCGACGCAGTCGTACGCGGAGCCGTTCGCCCTGTGTGACACCGTCGACGAGGTGATCCGGGGTGTCGTCCCGCACCTTCCTGTAGACGTCCTCATCGAGACCGCCCAGTTCACCGACGGTCGCCTCATCGAACACGCCCACACCGTCGAGGTGGAGTGTGGCCTCCAGGGGAGCGAGGAGGCCACAGACAACGGCTACTGGCTGATCCGCGCGTTTCTCACCGCGACCGGTGCGCTGTCGGCCCCGGGTGCCGAAGAGCCCGTCCGAACCGGCGCCGGAAACGGCGAGGGGATCCGGGTGTACAGGCTCGAGGAGAAACTGCCGAAGCCGCCGGCCGAACGCTACGAGGTGTTCGCCCGAAACTTCAGCCGGGTACAGGCCGGCGAACCGTTCGCCGTCGCCGACGGCTCCGAATCGGTCGCACAGCGGGACTTCTATCCGGTGTTGCTGTCGGCGTACGGCTACGAAGACGTGTTCGGGTACGCCGCGACGAAGATCGGAACGCTGGGATGAGAACCGGCGCTGTGTCGGACAACCAGCCGGGCCGATAGCTGTTAGTCTTCCGGTGCGAACTCGACGAGTGTGAGCTCTCGATCGAGCGCACAGTAGTCGTGTGGGGGTTCGCCGATCACTTCCTCGATCCGATACTCCCCGTCGAACTCGGCGCCTTCCGGAACGCAGTACTCGTGACTGGGACAGTCCGTGTGGGGACACGGTCCCGCAAGCGAGGCGCGCGAACCGGCGTAGACCCCACGCGACGGAACGTTCGCGCGGACGGACGCGGGTTCGACTTCGACCGCCTGAACCCCCTCGTCGTGGACGGCACAGTCGAGCACCTGCGTGTTCTCGCGCACGCCGACAACACGGTAGCGTCGTCCCTCCGTGAGGTTCAGACACTGCGCCCGGTAGGGACACCCCTCGCACGCCGGAGACTCCCCCCGATAGACGAACTCGCGGCCGGACTCCGCGAGGCGGGTTCCAATGAGCGTAACAGTCGGCATGCCCGCCCATTGCGCGGCCGAGGCGTTAAGCCTCTCGCTCGAACGACAGTTGTCCCGTATCCGCCGAAATCTCGAGGCGATGCCGATGATTTTTGCCCTCCATGAACGTGGATGGGGTATGGACATCGCTGTAGTCGGCGACGGCCCGGCCGCGGACGCGGCGGAGGCCGGCCTCGCGGACGTGGACGCGAACGTGTTCGCCGTCGAGGCGTCACTTCTGGACGGGTTCGACCGGGCGATCGTGGTCGGAACCGCCGGCGACGACGTCTTCGAAACGGCCGACGCCGCACTGGATCGGTGGATCGCCGTCGAGATCGGCGGCCTCGGCGGCCACCCCCTCGCGGAGATCGACGCCGCAGTCACCCTGTTCGACCGCGCCTGTTACGACTGCCTCCGGACCCGCGTTGCGGCCGGAAGCGCAGAACCCGTCGAGACCGCCCGCGGCGTGAGGTCGGCGGTCCGGTACGCCGGCGCCGCCGCCGCTCGCCGGCTCATCCGGGCGCTGTCGGGGGACGATCTCGGCGACACCGTCCTCGAGGAGCCGGGAGGTGAACGACGACTGTTGCCTGCTCCGGGCTGTGAGTGCACGGAACCGGACGAGCCACAGGTCGACGCAGTCGACCGTCGCGTGGTTCTCCCGGACTCGACCTCGGCTGCCGGCGAAGCCGGCCCGCCACTCGAGGACGCGCTCGGGCGCGCCGAGCGGGCGGTCGACGACCGGATCGGCCCCGTTTCGCAAGTTGGAGAGCGCGAGTCGTTCCCGATCCCCTACTACGTCGCCGCCGCCGCAGACACCAGGGAGTTCAGCGATGCCAGGGCCGCAGAGTTCGCCGGCGGCGCCGACACCGACTGGAACCGGGCGTTCATGAAGGCGCTCGGCGAAGGGCTCGAACGCTACTGCGCCGGGGTATACCGGGGCGACGGGTTCCGGACGGCGACGACAGCGACGCTCCGCGAGGAGGCGGGCGAGCGGGTCGTCGCCCCCGAGGCGTTCGTGACTCCGGAGGGATACCGACAGGGGAGCGACGACGGTGACGACGCCGCGGTGGACGAAACGGACGAAGGCGATTCGCGTCCGTGGGTGCGCGGGACCATACTGGACGCGAAAGCAGAAACGAGGGGGGAATCGGGAACCGAAGGAGAAACCGAACAGGCAAACGAGGGATCGGACGAAAGCTCCGCGTGGCTACCCGCCGAGTCCGTCTTCTATCCCCCCGTCGAACGCCGGCTCAAGCCGGCGATCACCACCGGACTCGGTCTGGGGAACTCGACGAGCGAAGCCGTCCTGTCCGGACTGTACGAGGTGCTCGAACGGGACGCGACGATGCTCGCGTGGTACTCGACGTTCGATCCGCTGGAACTCGAATACGACGGCGAACTCGCGGACCTGCGGAAGCGAGCCCGCGCCGAGTCCCTCGCGGTGTCGACGCTTCTTGTCACCCAGGACGTCGACGTCCCGGTCGTCGCCGCGGCAGTCCACCGCGACCCGGCGGCGTGTTCGATCCCCGTCGATACGGGGTCGGACGACTGGCCGGCGTTCGCCGCCGGGTCGGGTGCCGCGCTCGATCCCGTCGCCGCCGCCCGGTCGGCGCTCTCGGAAGCGCTACAGAACTGGACGGAGCTCCGGGCGATGGGACCGGAACGTGCCGACGAACAGGGGGGCGCGATCGGTCGATACGCCGGGTTCCCGGCGGAGGTACAGGCGTTTGTCGACGCTGACGCGAGCGTCCCGGCGGAGACGCTCGGCGAGCCGGAACTGTCCGGGCGGGCAGAGCTACAGGCGGTTCTCGAGCGGCTCGAAACCGAGGGACTCGGGGCGTATGCCGCCCGGACGACCACCCGCGACGTGGCGGCGCTCGGATTCGAGGGCGTACGCGTCGTGGTTCCGGAAGCGCAGCCGCTTTTCACCGGCGACCCCTTCTTCGGCGAGCGGGCCCGCGCAGTCCCCGAGACGATGGGGTTCGAACCGCGGCTCGATCGGGAGTACCACCCGTTCCCCTGACCGTCACCGGGAGTTCTGCGCCGGTGTGGGGGGAGTCAGCCGCCGTCGCTCGAGGGACCGATCGACTGATCCGTCGCCACTTCGGAGCGATCGAGTTCCGAGGCCTCCGAAACGGCGACCTCCGCACGACCGCTGGTCTCGTCGAAGATCAGATGCTGGTGGGGGTACGCGACATCGACGTGGACATCGTCGTCCTCGAGCGCTTCCCAGATGTTCGTCTGGACCTCCGAGCGAACCGCTATGAGGCGATACGGTTTTCGCGCCCAGTACCGCAGCGTGAGCAACACGCCGTCGTCGGCGTAATCGTCGATGTAGCAGGTCGGCGAAGCGGGATACCGCGCGGAACCGATCCGGATGTCGGGACCGCCGTCGATGACGGCGTCGGAACGCCGGGCGGCCTGTTCCATCACCTTGCGCGCCTGCGAGAGGTTGGACTCGTACGTGATCAAAATCGACAGCGAGAGCCTGGTGCGTTCGTCCTCCGCAGAGTAGTTGGTGACGTCCCGTTCACGGATGTTGGCGTTCGGAATGACGATGAACGTGTTGTCCAGCGTGAATATCTTGGTGTACCGGATCGTCATGTCCTCGACGAATCCCTGGGTGCCGTCGTCGAGTTCGATCATGTCGCCGATTTCGAACGGCTGGTCGGCGAGAACGAACAGCCCGTTGATGATCGATCCGACCAGCGGCGCGAGGATGATACCCACCACCGCAGAGAACACCGCAACCGAGAGGACGATGTCCGGGAATCCGAGGCCGGCAAGCCAGCCGCTGAAGAACAACGCGAGAAC
The Halalkaliarchaeum desulfuricum DNA segment above includes these coding regions:
- a CDS encoding UPF0179 family protein, whose amino-acid sequence is MPTVTLIGTRLAESGREFVYRGESPACEGCPYRAQCLNLTEGRRYRVVGVRENTQVLDCAVHDEGVQAVEVEPASVRANVPSRGVYAGSRASLAGPCPHTDCPSHEYCVPEGAEFDGEYRIEEVIGEPPHDYCALDRELTLVEFAPED
- a CDS encoding mechanosensitive ion channel family protein, whose protein sequence is MDAETAAAAASRFPLQAGGGPPGREILPDPISFTGMEYLVALAALIAGIYLSKYLLRLLGRPIASQFVRPSIAQTVLRGIRLSVIVLALFFSGWLAGLGFPDIVLSVAVFSAVVGIILAPLVGSIINGLFVLADQPFEIGDMIELDDGTQGFVEDMTIRYTKIFTLDNTFIVIPNANIRERDVTNYSAEDERTRLSLSILITYESNLSQARKVMEQAARRSDAVIDGGPDIRIGSARYPASPTCYIDDYADDGVLLTLRYWARKPYRLIAVRSEVQTNIWEALEDDDVHVDVAYPHQHLIFDETSGRAEVAVSEASELDRSEVATDQSIGPSSDGG
- a CDS encoding YcaO-like family protein; the encoded protein is MDIAVVGDGPAADAAEAGLADVDANVFAVEASLLDGFDRAIVVGTAGDDVFETADAALDRWIAVEIGGLGGHPLAEIDAAVTLFDRACYDCLRTRVAAGSAEPVETARGVRSAVRYAGAAAARRLIRALSGDDLGDTVLEEPGGERRLLPAPGCECTEPDEPQVDAVDRRVVLPDSTSAAGEAGPPLEDALGRAERAVDDRIGPVSQVGERESFPIPYYVAAAADTREFSDARAAEFAGGADTDWNRAFMKALGEGLERYCAGVYRGDGFRTATTATLREEAGERVVAPEAFVTPEGYRQGSDDGDDAAVDETDEGDSRPWVRGTILDAKAETRGESGTEGETEQANEGSDESSAWLPAESVFYPPVERRLKPAITTGLGLGNSTSEAVLSGLYEVLERDATMLAWYSTFDPLELEYDGELADLRKRARAESLAVSTLLVTQDVDVPVVAAAVHRDPAACSIPVDTGSDDWPAFAAGSGAALDPVAAARSALSEALQNWTELRAMGPERADEQGGAIGRYAGFPAEVQAFVDADASVPAETLGEPELSGRAELQAVLERLETEGLGAYAARTTTRDVAALGFEGVRVVVPEAQPLFTGDPFFGERARAVPETMGFEPRLDREYHPFP
- a CDS encoding M14 family metallopeptidase, whose amino-acid sequence is MRVTELGEGVPEVAVVGGIHGDEPCGPTAIERFLAGDPDLERPVKFVVANEEALAAGVRYLDEDLNRAFPGSPDADTHEGQLAHRLASELRGSTVLSLHSTQSYAEPFALCDTVDEVIRGVVPHLPVDVLIETAQFTDGRLIEHAHTVEVECGLQGSEEATDNGYWLIRAFLTATGALSAPGAEEPVRTGAGNGEGIRVYRLEEKLPKPPAERYEVFARNFSRVQAGEPFAVADGSESVAQRDFYPVLLSAYGYEDVFGYAATKIGTLG